The Providencia sp. PROV188 genome includes a region encoding these proteins:
- the yigL gene encoding sugar/pyridoxal phosphate phosphatase YigL: MKYPVVASDLDGTLLSPNHDLTLYTKDTLKQLVATEEVRFVFATGRHHIDVAQIRDGLGIDAYMITSNGARIHNTNGDLIFANNVDSQIAKELCLMEFDHPEILTNYYHGDDWFINRESPEQKEFFKESVFNYQLFDHRDFPTSEVCKVYYTSEDHDLLVDLQQRIQRRWQDKVHVTFSLHSCLEVMAGSVSKGEALKQVTALHGYGTHDCIAFGDGMNDKEMLKLAGKGCIMQNAHQLLKEALPQMEVIGSNQDDAVARYLRSKYLDNK, encoded by the coding sequence ATGAAATATCCGGTTGTTGCTTCCGATTTGGACGGAACACTTTTATCTCCCAATCATGATTTAACTCTGTATACCAAAGACACACTTAAGCAGCTTGTAGCGACCGAAGAAGTCCGGTTTGTGTTCGCGACGGGACGCCATCATATTGATGTTGCACAGATCCGTGATGGTCTGGGTATTGATGCTTATATGATCACCTCGAATGGGGCGCGTATTCATAATACCAATGGTGACCTCATTTTTGCGAACAACGTTGACTCGCAGATAGCGAAAGAACTGTGCTTAATGGAGTTTGATCACCCTGAAATTCTTACCAATTACTACCATGGTGATGATTGGTTTATTAACCGTGAAAGCCCTGAGCAGAAAGAGTTTTTCAAAGAGTCTGTATTTAATTACCAACTGTTTGACCACCGCGATTTTCCAACCTCGGAAGTCTGTAAAGTGTATTACACCAGTGAAGATCATGATTTACTGGTCGATCTGCAACAGCGTATTCAACGTCGCTGGCAAGATAAAGTGCATGTTACTTTCTCCTTACACAGCTGCCTTGAAGTGATGGCAGGCTCTGTTTCTAAAGGGGAAGCATTGAAACAAGTCACGGCATTGCATGGTTATGGAACCCATGATTGCATCGCGTTTGGTGATGGCATGAATGATAAAGAGATGCTGAAGTTAGCGGGCAAGGGCTGCATTATGCAGAATGCTCATCAGCTGCTGAAAGAGGCTTTACCTCAGATGGAAGTGATTGGTTCTAACCAAGATGATGCAGTTGCTCGTTATTTGCGAAGTAAATATTTAGACAACAAATAA
- the mscM gene encoding miniconductance mechanosensitive channel MscM: MRLIISFLLSLLIVFSSQAAPASAQDEAQITQELKQLDPSKNPKDAEIAQALQGALSWINEARDADNKAKSYQDAIDNFPRIIKTIRQNLLNETDTPPAIPTSISLSELEQRITQLSSQLLDQGRLMQQEQDKGREISESLNLLPQQLSEARRQLTDASTRFQSLNTPTTPLAEAQYTLAQAEVSARKSIVNELEMAQLSANNRQEISRMALELEKKRYQRLELELQQLRDFQNTQRQQKAILALEHTEMLAEQGELTPFLKEQLDINRKMSQELTEQAQRMSAITTNQAEISTSIRNARQALSTIREQAQWISSSSSLGEALRTQLSRLPDIPKSQQLDREMADLRVQRLNYEDMLERLSKLDVSVQESANDLSPAQSQVYQSLMKTRKELLTSLISGFDGEMLELTKLNVATGQLTDALKEVKDASNRYLFWVADVPPISINYPVLVVTDMTQLLSLDTLSQLTGALQVMVTSQDSFLYLLGSIILVIFSVSTRRHYQAFLDRSSLRIGKVTQDRFYLTVRTIFWSIIVALPLPMMWSAIGYGLQSAWQYPMAAAIGYGVSATTPLLWLFMISETFSRPTGLFISHFGWDKDAVKRAMRHYRLAIFVIVPLVMAIITFEHYSEREFSATLGRLCFLVLCVALSLITNNLRRSKIPLYLDRHGSGENLVNTALWWLIFIAPVIAAFFSVLGYFSTSQALLARLETSVAIWFVILIVYHTIQRWMSMQRRKLAFERAKQRRAEILAQRAKGEEDSQLPNASGEGNIDIEEQVLDLDTISSQSVGLVRSILTMIALVSLIWLWSELHTAFSFLENIRLWDVTSSINGVETVQAITMGSIFIAILVIIVTAQLVRNLPALLELAVLQHLDLTPGTGYAISTLTKYSITIIGTIVGFSMLGIDWSKLQWLIAAMGVGLGFGLQEIFANIISGLMILFEKPIRIGDTVTIRNLTGSITKINTRATTLTDWDRKEIIVPNKAFITEQFINWSLTDTITRIVMTIPAPADADSEKVTEIILRAAKRSSMILDNPNPEVYLVDLQQGIQIFELRVYAGEMGHRLPARHEIHQHILEAFAEQGITLPFPPFQARVDVRSNSIQSATNNLSGRNPPRGTGEL; encoded by the coding sequence GTGCGTTTGATTATCAGTTTTTTACTTAGCCTGTTAATCGTTTTTTCATCCCAAGCGGCGCCAGCCTCCGCGCAAGATGAAGCACAGATTACACAGGAGCTCAAACAGCTTGATCCAAGCAAAAACCCCAAAGATGCTGAGATTGCTCAAGCGTTGCAAGGGGCATTAAGCTGGATTAATGAAGCTCGAGATGCGGACAATAAGGCAAAGTCTTACCAAGATGCTATTGATAATTTTCCTAGAATTATCAAAACAATCCGTCAAAACTTGCTCAATGAAACCGATACGCCGCCCGCTATCCCCACGAGCATTAGCTTAAGTGAACTCGAGCAGCGTATTACCCAACTCAGCAGCCAGCTACTTGATCAAGGGCGCTTGATGCAGCAAGAGCAAGACAAAGGACGCGAAATCAGCGAATCCCTGAATCTCTTGCCACAGCAGTTATCTGAAGCACGACGCCAGTTAACGGATGCCTCAACGCGATTCCAATCGCTCAATACGCCAACGACACCGTTAGCTGAAGCCCAATATACCTTAGCTCAAGCCGAAGTAAGCGCTCGCAAATCGATTGTGAACGAGCTAGAAATGGCGCAATTATCAGCCAATAACCGCCAAGAAATTTCTCGAATGGCGCTAGAGCTTGAGAAAAAGCGTTATCAGCGCCTAGAGCTTGAACTTCAGCAACTCCGTGATTTTCAAAATACCCAACGCCAGCAAAAAGCAATATTGGCGTTAGAGCATACAGAAATGTTGGCGGAACAGGGTGAATTGACCCCGTTCTTAAAAGAACAGCTCGATATCAACCGCAAAATGTCCCAAGAGTTGACCGAGCAAGCGCAGCGCATGAGCGCGATCACCACCAACCAAGCCGAAATCTCCACCAGCATTCGAAATGCTCGACAAGCACTGTCCACTATCCGTGAACAAGCCCAGTGGATCAGCAGTTCAAGTTCCTTAGGGGAAGCGCTTCGAACACAACTTTCTCGCCTTCCAGATATCCCTAAAAGCCAGCAACTTGACCGTGAAATGGCGGATTTACGTGTTCAACGGCTAAATTATGAAGATATGCTTGAGCGCTTATCCAAGCTCGATGTGTCGGTGCAAGAAAGTGCTAATGATTTAAGTCCTGCCCAGTCGCAGGTTTATCAATCACTGATGAAGACCCGCAAAGAGCTATTAACCTCTCTCATTTCGGGCTTTGATGGCGAAATGTTAGAGCTGACCAAGCTCAATGTTGCAACGGGACAATTAACTGATGCACTAAAAGAGGTGAAAGACGCCTCAAACCGTTATCTATTCTGGGTCGCTGACGTCCCGCCGATTAGCATTAATTATCCGGTACTTGTGGTTACTGACATGACCCAGCTACTTTCACTGGATACTCTCTCCCAGCTAACGGGCGCACTACAAGTGATGGTCACTAGCCAAGACTCGTTCTTATACCTGCTAGGTTCCATTATCTTAGTGATTTTCAGTGTCAGCACGCGCCGCCATTATCAAGCATTCTTAGACCGCTCGAGTCTACGCATTGGTAAAGTCACACAAGACCGTTTCTATTTAACCGTTCGTACTATTTTCTGGTCGATTATTGTCGCACTTCCTCTTCCAATGATGTGGTCTGCCATTGGTTATGGCTTACAAAGTGCATGGCAATACCCGATGGCAGCGGCCATTGGCTACGGCGTTAGCGCAACCACCCCGCTGCTCTGGCTGTTTATGATCAGTGAAACATTCTCACGCCCAACCGGGCTGTTCATTTCCCACTTTGGTTGGGATAAAGACGCGGTTAAGCGCGCAATGCGCCATTATCGATTAGCCATTTTTGTGATTGTGCCGTTAGTGATGGCAATCATCACCTTTGAACATTACAGCGAAAGAGAGTTCTCCGCGACCTTAGGCCGCCTCTGCTTCTTAGTGCTGTGCGTCGCATTAAGCCTAATTACCAACAACTTACGCCGTTCTAAAATTCCATTGTATTTGGACAGGCACGGCTCCGGTGAAAACTTAGTTAATACCGCATTATGGTGGCTCATTTTCATTGCGCCGGTGATTGCTGCATTTTTCTCCGTATTAGGTTATTTCTCAACGTCTCAAGCACTACTAGCGCGGCTCGAAACCTCTGTTGCGATTTGGTTTGTGATTTTAATTGTTTATCACACAATCCAGCGCTGGATGTCGATGCAGCGCCGCAAACTCGCCTTCGAGCGAGCAAAACAGCGCCGTGCGGAGATCTTAGCCCAGCGAGCTAAAGGGGAAGAAGACTCTCAATTACCCAATGCTAGCGGTGAAGGGAATATTGATATCGAAGAGCAGGTTCTTGACCTTGATACTATCAGTTCCCAATCAGTTGGATTGGTACGCTCCATTCTGACTATGATAGCGCTGGTCTCGTTAATCTGGCTGTGGTCCGAATTACATACCGCATTTTCATTCCTTGAAAATATTCGCCTGTGGGATGTAACCTCATCCATCAATGGAGTCGAAACCGTTCAAGCCATCACAATGGGGTCGATTTTCATCGCTATTTTGGTGATTATCGTTACTGCACAGCTCGTCAGAAACTTGCCTGCACTATTAGAACTGGCGGTTCTTCAGCATCTCGATTTAACACCGGGTACCGGTTATGCCATCAGTACCTTGACCAAGTACAGCATCACCATCATCGGAACTATTGTCGGTTTCTCAATGCTGGGGATCGACTGGTCAAAACTGCAGTGGCTTATTGCTGCAATGGGGGTCGGGCTCGGGTTTGGTTTACAAGAAATTTTCGCCAATATTATCTCTGGCTTGATGATCCTGTTTGAAAAACCGATCCGTATCGGCGATACGGTCACTATCCGTAACTTAACCGGTAGTATCACTAAGATTAATACCCGCGCCACTACCTTAACGGACTGGGATAGAAAAGAGATTATTGTGCCGAACAAGGCATTTATTACTGAACAGTTTATTAACTGGTCTCTGACCGACACCATTACCCGTATCGTGATGACCATCCCTGCTCCTGCGGATGCCGATAGCGAAAAAGTGACAGAGATTATCCTGCGCGCCGCAAAACGCTCGTCCATGATCTTGGATAACCCGAATCCTGAAGTTTATCTCGTGGACCTACAGCAAGGGATCCAAATTTTCGAGCTGCGGGTGTATGCAGGTGAAATGGGGCACCGTTTACCGGCTCGCCACGAAATCCATCAGCATATTTTAGAAGCCTTTGCAGAACAAGGAATTACATTGCCATTCCCACCGTTCCAAGCCCGTGTGGATGTGCGCAGTAATTCGATTCAAAGCGCCACAAATAACCTTTCTGGTCGAAACCCACCTCGTGGTACTGGTGAGTTATAA
- the recQ gene encoding ATP-dependent DNA helicase RecQ: MSTACVINQLSLAENVLNSTFGYQSFRPGQDAVIGGILDGRDCLVLMPTGGGKSLCYQVPALVKQGITLVVSPLISLMKDQVDQLKLHGVEAACLNSSQTPLEQRQIMELCAQGKIKLLYVAPERLLTDYFIQQIGGWDIALLAVDEAHCISQWGHDFRPEYRSLGQLRHSLPNVPVMALTATADETTRADIIRLLELNDPLVHVSSFDRPNIRYTLVEKYKPLDQLWFFIKAQKGKSGIVYCNSRSKVEETAERLQKRGLSVAAYHAGLESAQRDWVQDAFQKDNLQIVVATVAFGMGINKSNVRFVAHFDIPRNIEAYYQETGRAGRDGVEAEAILFYDPADMAWLRRCLEEKPAGMHQDIERHKLNAIAAFAEAQTCRRLVLLNYFGENRQKPCGNCDICLDPPKRYDGLMDAQKALSCIYRVGQRFGIGYIVEVLRGANNQRIRDLGHDKLPVYGIGKEQTNEHWVSVLRQLIHLGMITQNIAHFSALQLTEAARPILRGEMPLQLAVPRVLVTKSRNQQNKIYHGNYDKKLFAKLRKLRKSIADEENIPPFVVFNDATLIEMAEHCPTKPVELLLINGVGEKKLERFGEAFMTLIQDHLEGYE, from the coding sequence GTGTCTACCGCTTGCGTTATCAATCAACTTTCACTAGCTGAAAATGTGCTCAACAGCACGTTCGGCTACCAATCCTTTCGTCCGGGACAAGATGCTGTCATTGGCGGTATCCTCGATGGTCGTGACTGCTTAGTATTGATGCCAACAGGGGGCGGAAAGTCGCTCTGCTACCAAGTGCCTGCGCTGGTCAAACAAGGCATTACGCTGGTGGTATCACCTTTAATTTCCTTAATGAAGGATCAAGTTGATCAACTCAAGTTACACGGTGTTGAAGCGGCTTGTTTAAATTCCTCACAAACCCCGCTAGAGCAGCGCCAAATTATGGAATTATGCGCTCAAGGGAAAATCAAACTTTTGTATGTGGCGCCAGAGCGCTTATTGACCGACTACTTTATTCAGCAAATTGGTGGCTGGGATATTGCCTTACTGGCGGTAGATGAAGCGCACTGTATTTCCCAATGGGGCCACGATTTCCGCCCTGAATATCGTTCGTTAGGTCAATTACGCCATTCTTTACCGAATGTACCAGTGATGGCGCTGACTGCCACGGCAGATGAAACCACGCGTGCTGATATTATTCGCTTACTCGAGCTTAATGACCCATTAGTTCATGTGAGCAGCTTTGATCGCCCGAACATCCGCTATACTTTAGTCGAGAAGTATAAGCCGTTAGATCAATTATGGTTTTTTATTAAGGCTCAGAAAGGTAAATCGGGAATTGTTTACTGTAATAGCCGTAGTAAAGTTGAAGAAACCGCGGAAAGATTGCAAAAACGTGGCTTGAGTGTGGCTGCCTACCACGCAGGTTTGGAGAGCGCTCAACGTGACTGGGTGCAAGATGCATTCCAGAAAGATAATCTGCAAATTGTGGTTGCGACCGTGGCATTTGGAATGGGGATTAACAAGTCCAATGTCCGCTTTGTGGCACACTTTGATATTCCTCGCAACATTGAAGCGTATTACCAAGAAACAGGACGAGCGGGGCGTGATGGCGTCGAAGCCGAAGCCATTCTCTTCTACGATCCTGCTGATATGGCGTGGCTCCGCCGATGCTTAGAAGAAAAACCAGCGGGAATGCATCAGGATATTGAACGTCATAAACTGAATGCGATTGCTGCCTTTGCGGAAGCGCAAACTTGTCGTCGCCTAGTTTTACTAAACTATTTTGGTGAAAACCGCCAAAAACCTTGCGGTAACTGTGATATCTGCCTTGATCCGCCAAAGCGTTATGATGGGCTGATGGATGCGCAAAAAGCACTCTCCTGTATTTATCGCGTTGGGCAGCGGTTTGGTATTGGCTATATTGTTGAGGTGTTACGAGGCGCTAACAATCAACGGATCCGCGATTTAGGGCACGATAAACTGCCAGTTTATGGCATTGGTAAAGAGCAAACGAATGAACATTGGGTGAGCGTCTTACGTCAATTAATTCATTTAGGCATGATCACGCAAAATATCGCGCATTTTTCCGCATTACAATTGACGGAAGCGGCCAGACCCATACTGCGTGGTGAAATGCCATTACAGTTAGCCGTTCCACGCGTTTTAGTCACCAAAAGCCGGAATCAACAAAACAAAATTTACCATGGCAATTATGATAAGAAGCTGTTTGCCAAATTGCGTAAATTACGTAAATCCATTGCGGATGAAGAAAACATTCCGCCTTTTGTGGTTTTCAACGATGCAACGTTGATTGAAATGGCAGAGCATTGCCCGACCAAACCCGTTGAATTATTACTGATTAATGGGGTTGGTGAGAAAAAATTAGAGCGTTTTGGTGAGGCGTTTATGACACTCATCCAAGACCATCTAGAAGGTTATGAATGA
- the asd gene encoding archaetidylserine decarboxylase (Phosphatidylserine decarboxylase is synthesized as a single chain precursor. Generation of the pyruvoyl active site from a Ser is coupled to cleavage of a Gly-Ser bond between the larger (beta) and smaller (alpha chains). It is an integral membrane protein.) gives MLDKIKIRLQFMLPKQGLTQLAGWFASRNVGFVTQWAIKLFAKAYKVNMNEAQKSELTAYSTFNDFFIRTLKDGARPIVEAEHQLAQPADGAVSQLGPIDNDLIFQAKGHNYTVEALLAGQYQLADKFRGGDFITTYLSPSDYHRVHMPCDGLLTEMIYVPGDLFSVNPLTAANVPNLFARNERLICVFDTPFGTMVQILVGATIVGSIDTVWSGCVNPQREGVIKRWTYPAQGEEGAIFLQKGEEMGLFKLGSTVINLFEPNKIRFNASLIPGYATRMGELLAESTDEQQRTETVS, from the coding sequence GTGCTAGATAAAATCAAAATCCGCCTGCAATTTATGCTTCCTAAACAAGGACTTACTCAACTTGCAGGATGGTTTGCTAGTCGAAACGTCGGGTTTGTAACCCAATGGGCAATAAAGCTGTTCGCTAAAGCCTATAAAGTGAATATGAATGAAGCTCAAAAAAGTGAATTGACTGCATATTCAACCTTTAATGACTTCTTCATCCGTACGCTGAAAGATGGCGCGCGCCCAATTGTTGAAGCTGAACATCAACTTGCACAACCTGCGGACGGTGCCGTTAGCCAATTAGGGCCTATTGATAATGACCTAATCTTTCAGGCAAAAGGTCATAACTATACGGTTGAAGCCCTGCTTGCTGGTCAATATCAGTTAGCGGATAAATTCCGTGGTGGTGATTTTATCACAACCTATTTATCCCCAAGCGACTACCACCGCGTGCATATGCCATGTGATGGCTTATTAACAGAGATGATTTACGTCCCTGGCGATCTGTTCTCCGTTAACCCATTAACCGCAGCAAATGTGCCGAACCTATTCGCGCGTAATGAACGTTTGATCTGCGTGTTTGATACCCCATTTGGCACAATGGTGCAGATTTTAGTTGGTGCAACTATTGTAGGCAGCATTGATACGGTTTGGAGCGGTTGTGTTAACCCACAACGTGAAGGCGTGATTAAACGTTGGACGTATCCAGCACAAGGTGAAGAAGGCGCTATCTTCCTACAAAAAGGGGAAGAAATGGGTCTATTTAAACTGGGTTCTACTGTTATTAACCTGTTTGAGCCTAACAAAATTCGCTTTAATGCTTCATTGATCCCAGGCTATGCAACCCGCATGGGTGAGCTGTTGGCTGAATCAACGGATGAACAGCAACGCACTGAAACTGTTAGCTAA
- a CDS encoding tetratricopeptide repeat protein, translating into MKRIALALLLGSVCYSSLLLATPAKPTTASEQTTIEQITQLAEKGDPASQFLLGERYFKGQGVSQDSKVAAEWFIKAGDQGNSDAQFRLGTMYVNGFGVRRDYDKAMLWYEEAAKNGDTRAETNMATMYAQGLGVKQDLEKAAYWFRKAAQGGNVIAQFKIGQMYSIGSGVALDNEKAVFWFRKAAKQRDANSQDRLGVMYSEGKGVKKNLQQAYAWLSTAVYSGNKESQRLQKKIAEQLNAEELKQAQKLADNYIKTYGNSEES; encoded by the coding sequence ATGAAAAGAATTGCGTTAGCGCTGTTGTTAGGATCTGTTTGTTATAGTTCATTATTACTGGCTACACCGGCGAAACCAACGACCGCCAGTGAACAGACGACGATAGAGCAAATTACGCAGTTAGCTGAAAAAGGTGATCCCGCATCTCAATTCCTGTTAGGTGAGCGTTATTTTAAAGGTCAGGGCGTTTCCCAAGACTCCAAAGTGGCAGCGGAATGGTTTATCAAAGCTGGTGATCAAGGTAATTCAGATGCCCAATTCCGCCTTGGTACTATGTATGTAAATGGTTTTGGTGTTCGCCGAGATTATGATAAAGCGATGCTGTGGTACGAAGAAGCCGCTAAAAATGGTGATACTCGCGCAGAAACCAACATGGCCACCATGTATGCACAGGGCTTAGGGGTTAAACAGGATCTGGAAAAAGCTGCATACTGGTTTAGAAAGGCAGCGCAAGGCGGTAATGTGATTGCACAGTTCAAAATTGGGCAAATGTATTCGATTGGTAGTGGCGTCGCATTAGATAATGAAAAAGCCGTGTTTTGGTTCAGAAAAGCCGCAAAACAGCGTGATGCAAATTCCCAAGACCGTTTAGGGGTGATGTACTCTGAAGGGAAAGGGGTGAAAAAGAACCTACAGCAAGCGTATGCATGGCTTTCTACGGCGGTTTATAGTGGCAATAAAGAGAGCCAACGTTTACAGAAAAAAATCGCAGAGCAGTTGAACGCAGAAGAGCTGAAACAAGCGCAAAAACTGGCTGACAACTACATTAAAACCTACGGTAATAGCGAAGAAAGCTAA
- the rsgA gene encoding small ribosomal subunit biogenesis GTPase RsgA, whose amino-acid sequence MAKQKLSKGQQRRVQENHQKRLKKQKTIEIDDSQLGEAQEGLVISRFGQHADIEASDGTIQRCNLRRTISSLVTGDKVVWRPALNTQSDIKVNGIVEAVHERHSVLTRPDYYDGLKPIAANIDQIVVVSAILPELSLNIIDRYLVACETTGIQPIIVLNKVDLLDEENREWVSDLMTIYSDIGYQVLEVSSHTGEGMEALTNTLSGKVSVFVGQSGVGKSSLLNTLLPQNEAAILVNDVSDTSGLGQHTTTASRLYHFPQGGDVIDSPGVREFGLWHLTKEQVTKGFVEFKDYLGGCKFRDCKHLDDPGCLLRDAMEDGKIAESRFENYHRILESMEQVKLRGNFTAKEK is encoded by the coding sequence GTGGCTAAGCAGAAACTTTCGAAAGGCCAACAGCGCCGCGTGCAAGAAAATCATCAAAAAAGACTCAAAAAGCAAAAAACTATTGAGATTGATGATAGCCAATTAGGTGAGGCTCAAGAGGGCTTAGTGATTAGCCGCTTTGGTCAACATGCGGATATTGAAGCCTCAGACGGCACTATACAGCGTTGTAACCTGCGTCGAACCATCTCATCTTTAGTGACCGGGGACAAAGTTGTCTGGCGTCCTGCGCTAAACACACAGAGTGATATCAAAGTGAACGGTATTGTCGAAGCCGTTCATGAGCGCCACTCCGTCTTAACTCGTCCTGATTATTATGATGGGTTAAAACCTATCGCCGCCAATATCGACCAAATCGTCGTGGTTTCTGCGATTTTACCTGAATTATCGCTTAATATTATCGACCGCTACTTGGTCGCCTGCGAAACCACAGGGATCCAGCCGATTATTGTCTTAAACAAAGTTGACTTGCTAGATGAAGAAAATCGCGAGTGGGTCAGTGATTTAATGACAATTTATAGCGATATTGGCTACCAAGTGCTTGAAGTTTCCAGCCATACCGGTGAAGGCATGGAAGCACTCACTAACACGCTATCCGGTAAAGTGTCGGTCTTTGTTGGTCAATCTGGTGTCGGTAAATCCAGTTTATTGAATACGCTGTTACCTCAAAATGAGGCCGCGATCTTAGTCAATGATGTCTCTGATACCTCGGGCTTAGGGCAACACACCACGACTGCATCCAGGCTGTACCACTTCCCACAGGGTGGTGATGTCATCGATTCACCGGGCGTGCGTGAATTTGGTCTCTGGCATCTGACAAAGGAACAAGTGACCAAAGGATTTGTCGAATTTAAAGATTACCTTGGTGGCTGTAAATTCCGCGATTGTAAACACTTAGATGACCCCGGCTGTTTACTGCGAGACGCAATGGAAGACGGCAAAATTGCCGAATCACGCTTTGAAAACTATCACCGTATTTTAGAAAGTATGGAACAAGTTAAACTGCGTGGTAACTTTACCGCTAAAGAGAAATAA
- the pldB gene encoding lysophospholipase L2, whose translation MTPDSLKASWLNRETEFSAFTNGPLLDFWQLREEAEFLGVDDVPIRYVRFIHAKHHKAVVISPGRSESYVKYPEVAYDFYHLGFDVFIIDHRGQGRSGRMLADPQKGHVEKFTDYIDDFEKFIDLEVRDRHYPKCYALAHSMGGAILAGYLLRDSVTFDAAALCAPMIGVNLPMPHWLASFIVERAEPRRSVRNDYAVSTGKWQPLPYLINVLTHSQERYRRYLRYYADYPELRLGGPTYHWLRESFAIGKELVAKAGEIETPLMLLEASEEKVVSNRELQAFCQSRQKAQTGREEKLPLIIEGAHHEILFEIDALRAMALNAICDFFEQH comes from the coding sequence ATGACGCCAGATAGTCTAAAAGCCAGTTGGTTAAATCGAGAAACTGAGTTTTCGGCCTTTACCAACGGTCCGCTTTTAGATTTTTGGCAACTACGTGAAGAAGCTGAGTTTTTAGGTGTTGATGATGTTCCTATTCGCTATGTACGTTTTATTCATGCAAAGCACCATAAAGCCGTGGTTATCTCACCGGGGCGCAGTGAGAGTTACGTTAAGTACCCTGAAGTCGCCTACGATTTTTATCATCTAGGATTCGATGTTTTTATTATTGATCATCGTGGGCAAGGGCGATCAGGCCGTATGCTGGCGGATCCCCAAAAAGGGCATGTCGAAAAATTCACAGATTACATTGATGATTTTGAAAAATTCATTGATTTAGAAGTGAGAGATCGTCACTATCCTAAATGCTATGCGTTGGCTCATTCGATGGGCGGCGCGATCCTCGCTGGGTATTTACTCCGAGATAGCGTGACATTTGACGCTGCCGCATTGTGTGCTCCCATGATTGGTGTGAATTTACCAATGCCCCACTGGCTCGCGAGCTTTATTGTTGAGCGTGCAGAACCGCGCCGCAGTGTGCGAAATGATTATGCGGTTTCAACGGGAAAATGGCAGCCATTACCTTATTTAATCAATGTGTTAACCCATAGCCAAGAGCGTTATCGACGTTACTTACGCTACTATGCGGATTATCCTGAATTACGTCTCGGTGGTCCAACTTACCACTGGTTACGAGAAAGTTTTGCGATTGGCAAAGAGCTGGTTGCGAAAGCGGGAGAGATTGAAACCCCTCTGATGCTCCTTGAAGCGAGCGAAGAGAAGGTAGTCAGTAATCGAGAGCTACAAGCTTTTTGTCAAAGTCGGCAAAAAGCGCAAACAGGACGAGAAGAAAAATTACCCCTCATTATCGAAGGGGCTCACCACGAAATCCTGTTTGAAATAGATGCATTGAGAGCCATGGCACTCAATGCAATTTGTGATTTTTTTGAGCAGCATTAG